From Myxocyprinus asiaticus isolate MX2 ecotype Aquarium Trade chromosome 25, UBuf_Myxa_2, whole genome shotgun sequence, one genomic window encodes:
- the LOC127416278 gene encoding ankyrin repeat and SOCS box protein 2-like, producing MAAARVTMAALRTTNDDLDDYSAYAHMSEEQLLQLAIERSLADTNLTPWQNRQFRAHTQLTAPLATQWPPCNPDPTSIPVAASANPPSEKSNINRDTRNHIFIEGKDKVIAWTGYNGHLRVTVETMNDLDPFLSAIWRGDAKALKNIIHSTSKNLDEPNKDDWILLHESAYYGHVECLKILLQARPDTINKRTKNNQTPLLLAVSRKHLSCVEHLLEEGADPNLANNQWETPLHKACEKASEEIVELLLRFGASPSKVCCQGGTPLHEAVRNKNLEICKMLLLAGAKLSARNVYGIDPVFTAAQCGAVEELNFLIVKGGYVNTEANDNASALFEASKNGHVEAVEILLSRKADLNKANKTGLLPIHVAAKNGHDSIVVMLIPQTNREKVRHSGISPIHLASERNRDDVLETLIEAGFDVNATLSDDWSKMYEDRRSTALYSAVVNRNTEAATMLLEAGADPNLDIFNPLLLAVRKGSMEIVTLLVKHGANINAPLPTHPTSFPAVLVFCVRHLAMMKYLMDNGCDALSCFSCQYGSNPHPPLKPRGNGREAMYYLNDEPSDYYVQFCEIISDPSVSGWVGPIIDMLLDYVGNVKLCSRIREHLDSNNDWAHIKEKSFLPCTLMHLCRLKIRQRMELQRLRLINALPERLIKFLSYERESLEDIL from the exons ATGGCAGCTGCCAGAGTGACAATGGCTGCTTTAAGGACAACAAATGATGACCTGGATGACTACAGTGCTTATGCACACATGTCTGAAGAACAGCTGTTGCAGTTAGCTATTGAACGAAGTCTAGCTGATACCAATTTGACTCCGTGGCAGAATCGGCAATTCCGTGCCCACACACAGCTAACTGCCCCCTTAGCTACACAATGGCCACCATGCAACCCTGACCCAACAAGCATACCTGTTGCTGCCTCTGCAAACCCTCCCAG TGAGAAATCAAACATCAACAGAGATACAAGAAACCATATTTTCATAGAAGGCAAAGACAAAGTGATTGCCTGGACAGGATACAATGGACACCTACGGGTCACAGTGGAGACTATGAA TGATTTAGACCCCTTTCTCTCAGCCATTTGGAGAGGGGATGCaaaggctttaaaaaatataattcattcCACATCTAAAAATCTTGATGAACCCAATAAGGACGACTGGATATTACTTCATGAGTCTGCATACTATGGCCATGTTGAGTGCCTTAAGATTTTGCTCCAAG CCAGGCCAGATACAATCAACAAACGAACAAAAAATAATCAAACACCACTTCTTCTGGCTGTAAGTCGCAAACACCTTTCTTGTGTCGAACACCTTTTGGAGGAAGGTGCCGATCCCAACCTTGCAAATAACCAGTGGGAGACACCGCTGCACAAAG CATGCGAAAAAGCAAGTGAAGAGATAGTGGAACTTCTTTTGAGGTTTGGAGCTTCACCATCCAAAGTCTGTTGTCAAGGTGGGACTCCACTACATGAAGCAGTGAGAAACAAAAACTTAGAGATTTGTAAGATGTTGCTACTAGCAGGGGCAAAACTCTCCGCCAGGAATGTTTATGGCATTGACCCTGTGTTTACGGCTGCTCAGTGTGGCGCTGTTGAGGAGCTTAACTTCCTAATTGTAAAAG GTGGTTATGTCAATACTGAGGCAAATGATAATGCCTCAGCCTTGTTTGAGGCTTCTAAGAATGGTCATGTTGAAGCTGTTGAGATCCTCCTGTCAAGAAAAGCAGATCTTAACAAAGCTAACAAGACTGGATTACTTCCCATTCATGTTGCTGCAAAGAATGGTCATGACAG CATTGTTGTCATGCTAATCCCTCAAACTAATAGGGAAAAAGTTAGACATTCTGGCATTAGTCCTATCCATCTTGCTTCAGAACGTAACAGAGATGATGTTCTAGAAACCTTGATTGAGGCTGGATTTGATGTCAACGCCACACTGTCAGATGACTGGTCAAAGATGTATGAAGATCGTCGCAGCACAGCTCTGTACTCAGCTGTGGTAAATAGAAACACTGAAGCAGCTACCATGTTATTAGAAGCCGGTGCTGACCCAAATCTTGATATTTTCAACCCCCTGCTATTGGCTGTGAGGAAAGGTAGTATGGAAATTGTGACATTACTTGTTAAGCATGGCGCCAATATCAATGCTCCGCTTCCAACTCATCCCACCAGCTTTCCAGCGGTTTTGGTTTTCTGTGTGAGGCACTTGGCAATGATGAAGTACCTAATGGACAATGGCTGTGATGCACTATCATGTTTTAGCTGTCAATACGGCAGTAATCCTCATCCCCCCTTAAAACCAAGAGGAAATGGAAGAGAagcaatgtattatttaaatgatGAACCATCAGACTACTATGTACAG ttttgtgaGATAATCTCTGATCCCTCTGTCAGCGGCTGGGTGGGGCCCATCATAGACATGTTACTTGACTATGTGGGtaatgttaaactctgctcaagAATAAGGGAACACCTGGATAGCAACAATGATTGGGCCCATATTAAAGAAAAATCAT TTCTTCCTTGTACCTTGATGCATCTGTGCAGACTCAAGATTCGTCAACGAATGGAACTCCAAAGACTGAGACTAATTAATGCTCTTCCTGAGAGACTAATCAAGTTTTTGAGTTATGAACGAGAATCATTAGAAGATATCCTGTGA